One stretch of Ptiloglossa arizonensis isolate GNS036 chromosome 7, iyPtiAriz1_principal, whole genome shotgun sequence DNA includes these proteins:
- the LOC143148918 gene encoding p21-activated protein kinase-interacting protein 1-like isoform X1, translating into MVCLDVNMPDPFEIVVGTYEQYLLGYKVNNIVNEYKVERTFATHSHVASVRSIANNKHYLASGGADDSICLYDMRYRIESGKLVHHNDTVNCIAFTPDASHMFTCSNDGTIAAIRCGNWQIEKQWQKPHKGLAVNTVAIHPTGKIALSTGADGILRTWNLVKGRQAYATNLVPRLKLDARNVTVLKWSPNGEKYLLAANQRIDIYSVELAGVNSEIMFDSKIICVEFLKDDLIAVGLENGRIKLYDLEKSMQTVETIAHDIRVKCMAFKNDLLVTASSSGEIKLWKYSKHKLGMLQSVNCGARITCLTLAMPFMNLLDDDEVKSEEEQEVPEKRNFRLHQEVIIEKEGDWVVTPIDVSRTKKKSKKKRRMEEVQALNVPDKKKSKTILKKKKKREEDIVESIPRKKKKSSSAEDANDGSNKKRKRSAASMEREHNQSCEKISEADNKIIDRPKKKLKRSGKKDEVPSKKKKKKSIVNKTGAISMKKKKKQ; encoded by the exons ATGGTGTGTTTAGATGTAAACATGCCGGATCCGTTTGAAATAGTTGTAGGGACGTATGAGCAATACTTGCTCGGTTATAAAGTAAACAACATCGTTAAC gaGTACAAAGTGGAAAGAACATTTGCAACACATAGCCATGTGGCTAGCGTACGTAGCATCGCGAATAATAAACATTATTTAGCCTCTGGTGGAGCAGATGATTCCATTtgtttatacgatatgcgttacaggatagaGTCTGGTAAATTAGTTCATCACAATG ACACTGTAAATTGCATTGCATTTACTCCAGATGCATCGCATATGTTTACGTGCAGTAACGACGGTACTATAGCTGCCATTCGATGTGGCAATTGGCAAATAGAAAAGCAATGGCAAAAGCCGCATAAAGGTTTAGCAGTGAATACTGTGGCTATTcatcctacgggaaaaatagcaTTGTCTACGGGAGCCGATGGTATTCTTCGAACTTGGAACTTAGTGAAAGGGAGACAAGCGTATGCCACAAATTTAGTGCCCAGATTAAAATTGGATGCTCGCAACGTTACTGTGCTAAAATGGAGTCCAAACGGGGAAAAGTATTTGCTGGCTGCGAACCAAAGAATAGATATATATTCTGTAGAATTAGCAGGGGTCAACAGCGAAATTATGTTCGATTCAAAGATAATTTGCGTGGAATTTTTAAAAGACGATTTAATTGCCGTCGGTTTAGAGAACGGACGGATCAAATTATACGATCTTGAAAAATCAATGCAAACTGTAGAGACTATAGCACATGACATTAGAGTTAAATGTATGGCTTTTAAGAACGATTTGTTAGTTACCGCTTCCAGTTCCGGCGAAATTAAACTTTGGAAATACAGTAAACATAAATTAGGCATGTTGCAAAGCGTTAATTGCGGAGCTAGAATTACTTGCCTGACACTCGCAATGCCGTTTATGAATCTCCTTGACGACGATGAAGTAAAGTCCGAAGAGGAACAGGAAGTACCAGAGAAAAGGAATTTTCGACTTCACCAGGAGGTCATTATCGAGAAGGAAGGTGATTGGGTGGTAACGCCGATCGATGTTtcacgaacgaaaaagaaatcgaaaaagaaaaggagaatggaAGAAGTACAAGCTTTAAACGTTCCGGATAAAAAGAAATCTAAAACGAttttgaagaagaaaaagaaacgagaagaagaTATAGTCGAGAGCATtccaagaaaaaagaagaaatcgtcGAGCGCGGAAGATGCAAACGACGGTTCCAATAAAAAGCGAAAGAGAAGCGCAGCGTCTATGGAACGCGAACATAACCAGTCCTGTGAAAAAATTTCGGAAGCGGATAATAAAATCATCGATAGaccaaaaaagaaattgaagcgATCGGGAAAGAAAGATGAGGTCCCttctaagaagaaaaaaaagaaatcgatcgtaAATAAAACCGGTGCAATTTcaatgaaaaagaagaagaagcaatGA
- the LOC143148919 gene encoding mitochondrial enolase superfamily member 1 isoform X1 produces the protein MDIIITDIDVKDVRFPTSLLADGSDAMHTDPDYSCAYVTIKTNKEIEGYGLTFTLGRGTEIVVQACKSMSYLVKDQNVSEIFANFGSFWRKLTSESQMRWLGPEKGVTHLATAAIINALWDLWARIENKPVWKLLTDLTPEQLVSTIDFRYITDVITREEAIKMLKDNEKGKSEREKILKKNGYPAYTTQVGWLGYSDDKVKHLCEKFMGLGFTSFKAKVGQNLKDDVRRCQVIRDTIGYENKLMLDANQIWDVDESIDWVKELIKFKPTWIEEPTSPDDILGHAKIADQLKPYGVGVATGEMCANRVMFKQLLQARAIDYCQIDSARIGGINEILAVYLMATKLGVPVCPHAGGVGLCEMVQHLQMWDFICLNTTIENRVIEYVDQQHEHFEHPVRVQNACYMPPTSPGYSVKLKDECIKNYTYPNGEQWKYMFSEGLFQKPLF, from the exons ATGGATATTATTATTACAGATATCGATGTGAAGGATGTTAGATTTCCAACATCGTTGTTGGCAGATGGAAGCGATGCcatg CACACCGATCCGGATTATTCTTGCGCGTATGTAACAATAAAGACTAACAAAGAGATCGAAGGATATGGATTAACGTTTACATTGGGTAGAGGGACGGAAATTG TTGTCCAAGCGTGCAAATCAATGTCGTACTTGGTAAAGGATCAAAACGTTAGCGAAATCTTTGCAAACTTTGGGTCGTTTTGGAGGAAATTGACCAGCGAATCGCAAATGAGATGG CTCGGTCCGGAGAAGGGTGTGACTCATCTTGCTACAGCTGCTATAATAAATGCACTGTGGGATTTATGGGCTCGTATAGAGAACAAACCTGTTTGGAAACTCTTGACGGATCTAACTCCTGAGCAATTAGTCTCTACGATTGATTTCAGATACAT TACCGATGTTATCACGAGAGAAGAAGCAATAAAAATGCTGAAAGACAATGAGAAAGGAAAGTCAGAACGTGAAAAGATACTAAAGAAAAATGGTTACCCTGCGTACACGACTCAAGTGGGTTGGCTCGGATATAGCGACGACAAAGTGAAACATCTCTGCGAAAAGTTTATGGGTCTTGGTTTCACGTCCTTCAAGGCAAAGGTCGGTCAGAATCTAAAGGACGACGTGAGAAGATGCCAAGTGATACGCGACACGATAGGATACGAAAATAAATTGATGCTGGATGCGAATCAAATTTGGGACGTTGACGAATCGATAGACTGGGTGAAAGAATTGATCAAGTTTAAACCAACTTGGATCGAGGAGCCAACCTCTCCGGACGACATCTTGGGCCACGCCAAGATTGCTGATCAATTGAAACCGTATGGTGTTGGTGTCGCTACCGGCGAAATGTGCGCGAATCGCGTTATGTTCAAGCAATTGTTGCAAGCGAGAGCAATTGATTATTGTCAAATCGATTCGGCTAGAATTGGAGGAATCAACGAAATATTAGCCGTTTACTTAATGGCAACAAAATTGGGAG TTCCCGTGTGCCCGCACGCCGGAGGAGTAGGTCTGTGCGAAATGGTTCAACACCTCCAAATGTGGGATTTCATTTGTTTGAACACGACCATTGAGAATCGTGTGATCGAATACGTTGATCAACAACACGAGCATTTCGAACATCCTGTACGAGTACAGAATGCTTGTTACATGCCACCCACATCTCCAGGATATTCAGTTAAACTTAAGGACgaatgtattaaaaattatacatatccAAATGGTGAACAATGGAAGTACATGTTTTCGGAAGGGCTTTTCCAAAAACCACTTTTCTAA
- the LOC143148919 gene encoding mitochondrial enolase superfamily member 1 isoform X2 has product MHTDPDYSCAYVTIKTNKEIEGYGLTFTLGRGTEIVVQACKSMSYLVKDQNVSEIFANFGSFWRKLTSESQMRWLGPEKGVTHLATAAIINALWDLWARIENKPVWKLLTDLTPEQLVSTIDFRYITDVITREEAIKMLKDNEKGKSEREKILKKNGYPAYTTQVGWLGYSDDKVKHLCEKFMGLGFTSFKAKVGQNLKDDVRRCQVIRDTIGYENKLMLDANQIWDVDESIDWVKELIKFKPTWIEEPTSPDDILGHAKIADQLKPYGVGVATGEMCANRVMFKQLLQARAIDYCQIDSARIGGINEILAVYLMATKLGVPVCPHAGGVGLCEMVQHLQMWDFICLNTTIENRVIEYVDQQHEHFEHPVRVQNACYMPPTSPGYSVKLKDECIKNYTYPNGEQWKYMFSEGLFQKPLF; this is encoded by the exons atg CACACCGATCCGGATTATTCTTGCGCGTATGTAACAATAAAGACTAACAAAGAGATCGAAGGATATGGATTAACGTTTACATTGGGTAGAGGGACGGAAATTG TTGTCCAAGCGTGCAAATCAATGTCGTACTTGGTAAAGGATCAAAACGTTAGCGAAATCTTTGCAAACTTTGGGTCGTTTTGGAGGAAATTGACCAGCGAATCGCAAATGAGATGG CTCGGTCCGGAGAAGGGTGTGACTCATCTTGCTACAGCTGCTATAATAAATGCACTGTGGGATTTATGGGCTCGTATAGAGAACAAACCTGTTTGGAAACTCTTGACGGATCTAACTCCTGAGCAATTAGTCTCTACGATTGATTTCAGATACAT TACCGATGTTATCACGAGAGAAGAAGCAATAAAAATGCTGAAAGACAATGAGAAAGGAAAGTCAGAACGTGAAAAGATACTAAAGAAAAATGGTTACCCTGCGTACACGACTCAAGTGGGTTGGCTCGGATATAGCGACGACAAAGTGAAACATCTCTGCGAAAAGTTTATGGGTCTTGGTTTCACGTCCTTCAAGGCAAAGGTCGGTCAGAATCTAAAGGACGACGTGAGAAGATGCCAAGTGATACGCGACACGATAGGATACGAAAATAAATTGATGCTGGATGCGAATCAAATTTGGGACGTTGACGAATCGATAGACTGGGTGAAAGAATTGATCAAGTTTAAACCAACTTGGATCGAGGAGCCAACCTCTCCGGACGACATCTTGGGCCACGCCAAGATTGCTGATCAATTGAAACCGTATGGTGTTGGTGTCGCTACCGGCGAAATGTGCGCGAATCGCGTTATGTTCAAGCAATTGTTGCAAGCGAGAGCAATTGATTATTGTCAAATCGATTCGGCTAGAATTGGAGGAATCAACGAAATATTAGCCGTTTACTTAATGGCAACAAAATTGGGAG TTCCCGTGTGCCCGCACGCCGGAGGAGTAGGTCTGTGCGAAATGGTTCAACACCTCCAAATGTGGGATTTCATTTGTTTGAACACGACCATTGAGAATCGTGTGATCGAATACGTTGATCAACAACACGAGCATTTCGAACATCCTGTACGAGTACAGAATGCTTGTTACATGCCACCCACATCTCCAGGATATTCAGTTAAACTTAAGGACgaatgtattaaaaattatacatatccAAATGGTGAACAATGGAAGTACATGTTTTCGGAAGGGCTTTTCCAAAAACCACTTTTCTAA
- the LOC143148918 gene encoding p21-activated protein kinase-interacting protein 1-like isoform X2 — translation MVCLDVNMPDPFEIVVGTYEQYLLGYKVNNIVNEYKVERTFATHSHVASVRSIANNKHYLASGGADDSICLYDMRYRIESGKLVHHNDASHMFTCSNDGTIAAIRCGNWQIEKQWQKPHKGLAVNTVAIHPTGKIALSTGADGILRTWNLVKGRQAYATNLVPRLKLDARNVTVLKWSPNGEKYLLAANQRIDIYSVELAGVNSEIMFDSKIICVEFLKDDLIAVGLENGRIKLYDLEKSMQTVETIAHDIRVKCMAFKNDLLVTASSSGEIKLWKYSKHKLGMLQSVNCGARITCLTLAMPFMNLLDDDEVKSEEEQEVPEKRNFRLHQEVIIEKEGDWVVTPIDVSRTKKKSKKKRRMEEVQALNVPDKKKSKTILKKKKKREEDIVESIPRKKKKSSSAEDANDGSNKKRKRSAASMEREHNQSCEKISEADNKIIDRPKKKLKRSGKKDEVPSKKKKKKSIVNKTGAISMKKKKKQ, via the exons ATGGTGTGTTTAGATGTAAACATGCCGGATCCGTTTGAAATAGTTGTAGGGACGTATGAGCAATACTTGCTCGGTTATAAAGTAAACAACATCGTTAAC gaGTACAAAGTGGAAAGAACATTTGCAACACATAGCCATGTGGCTAGCGTACGTAGCATCGCGAATAATAAACATTATTTAGCCTCTGGTGGAGCAGATGATTCCATTtgtttatacgatatgcgttacaggatagaGTCTGGTAAATTAGTTCATCACAATG ATGCATCGCATATGTTTACGTGCAGTAACGACGGTACTATAGCTGCCATTCGATGTGGCAATTGGCAAATAGAAAAGCAATGGCAAAAGCCGCATAAAGGTTTAGCAGTGAATACTGTGGCTATTcatcctacgggaaaaatagcaTTGTCTACGGGAGCCGATGGTATTCTTCGAACTTGGAACTTAGTGAAAGGGAGACAAGCGTATGCCACAAATTTAGTGCCCAGATTAAAATTGGATGCTCGCAACGTTACTGTGCTAAAATGGAGTCCAAACGGGGAAAAGTATTTGCTGGCTGCGAACCAAAGAATAGATATATATTCTGTAGAATTAGCAGGGGTCAACAGCGAAATTATGTTCGATTCAAAGATAATTTGCGTGGAATTTTTAAAAGACGATTTAATTGCCGTCGGTTTAGAGAACGGACGGATCAAATTATACGATCTTGAAAAATCAATGCAAACTGTAGAGACTATAGCACATGACATTAGAGTTAAATGTATGGCTTTTAAGAACGATTTGTTAGTTACCGCTTCCAGTTCCGGCGAAATTAAACTTTGGAAATACAGTAAACATAAATTAGGCATGTTGCAAAGCGTTAATTGCGGAGCTAGAATTACTTGCCTGACACTCGCAATGCCGTTTATGAATCTCCTTGACGACGATGAAGTAAAGTCCGAAGAGGAACAGGAAGTACCAGAGAAAAGGAATTTTCGACTTCACCAGGAGGTCATTATCGAGAAGGAAGGTGATTGGGTGGTAACGCCGATCGATGTTtcacgaacgaaaaagaaatcgaaaaagaaaaggagaatggaAGAAGTACAAGCTTTAAACGTTCCGGATAAAAAGAAATCTAAAACGAttttgaagaagaaaaagaaacgagaagaagaTATAGTCGAGAGCATtccaagaaaaaagaagaaatcgtcGAGCGCGGAAGATGCAAACGACGGTTCCAATAAAAAGCGAAAGAGAAGCGCAGCGTCTATGGAACGCGAACATAACCAGTCCTGTGAAAAAATTTCGGAAGCGGATAATAAAATCATCGATAGaccaaaaaagaaattgaagcgATCGGGAAAGAAAGATGAGGTCCCttctaagaagaaaaaaaagaaatcgatcgtaAATAAAACCGGTGCAATTTcaatgaaaaagaagaagaagcaatGA
- the LOC143148920 gene encoding adenosine 5'-monophosphoramidase HINT3: METHLENCIFCKIINNEAPSEKIYEDDYVTCIKDINPASTHHYLILPKKHIRNARELKIEDADLYAKIVSTVDIILEQQGLDSEATRTGFHWPPFNTVNHLHLHVISPVENMNFLKRIMFKPNSYWFVSTDYVGSQLQLCS, from the exons ATGGAAACGCACTTGGAAAATTGTATATTCTGTAAAATCATAAACAATGAAGCACCGAGTGAAAAGATTTACGAG GACGATTATGTGACCTGTATTAAAGACATTAATCCTGCTTCGACGCACCATTATTTGATACTACCGAAGAAACATATACGTAACGCAAGAGAACTTAAAATAGAAGATGCCGATCTCT ATGCTAAAATTGTCTCTACGGTGGATATAATATTGGAACAGCAAGGTCTCGATTCTGAAGCTACACGGACAGGATTTCATTGGCCACCATTTAACACAGTGAATCATTTGCATTTACACGTTATTTCTCCGGTAGAAAATATGAACTTCCTTAAAAGAATTATGTTCAAACCCAACTCGTATTGGTTTGTGAGC aCCGACTATGTTGGATCCCAACTCCAGTTATGCAGTTaa
- the LOC143148917 gene encoding neprilysin-11: MRYKVTDPEDHGRDASEDTRGNSIVPWQHGRREEKELGGKETKLVIIVGLLTVTVIALVVTLTLQIAVFRREEYKETCQSTECVKTAARIIDAMNRSVDPCEDFYKFACGGWISKNPIPQSQTSWDQLSLLREQLLKNLRILLEETDNENDPKPVKLARALYRTCMDTESVEALGLNPIHDTLTRLGLSKDPPPRSRSTPLDLSKIAGKAQRTLGLDLFLKFYISEDVRDTTRNRMMMEQVSPGFSERYLLEPQRFRSELTEYKKYIKAMIELAGGGNKSLGFANDILDFSTKIAKIMATPEQRRGANHTFHDVTIDELQQLTDLHAQQWNWTRYVEAVFNDTNATIDTSLDRAIVMDLRYLQELLELLAITPPATVARYVWWSVYSTVAPLTLQRFRDLGFQFMQKVLGLKEKTPRWTACTGNANANFGMAVSYVYAQKHFNDRAREKALEMLLDIKAAFDEMVSELDWMDASTRARAHKKLQAMRPYVGIPEWINNVTKLEKYYKGLEVVPGKLFQTFLKLTDAGMKKSLNALREKPDKNRWISTGTAVNAFYSAILNSVTFPAGILHPPFYGNGLESVNYGAMGAIMGHELTHGFDDQGRRYDETGNLRQWWSDETLQHYHKKVECMIKQYSNYHLPELGDNFTINGVNTQGENIADNGGIREAFRAYRRLETRNGSQRVLPGLTGYNQEQLFFVGFAQVWCGNYTNGALKSKLIEGVHAPNHFRVIGTLSNNEDFARAWNCPVGSPMNPPHKCILW, translated from the exons ATGAGATACAAG GTAACCGACCCGGAGGATCATGGAAGGGACGCGTCCGAGGATACGAGAGGAAACTCGATCGTTCCGTG GCAACACGGTCGACGAGAGGAAAAAGAATTGGGCGGAAAGGAGACGAAACTGGTGATAATCGTTGGGCTGTTGACGGTGACCGTGATCGCGTTGGTCGTAACGCTAACCTTGCAGATTGCTGTCTTCCGTCGGGAAGAGTACAAAGAGACGTGCCAAAGCACCGAGTGCGTGAAGACAG CCGCAAGGATAATAGACGCGATGAACAGGTCCGTGGATCCGTGCGAGGATTTTTACAAATTCGCCTGCGGCGGCTGGATTTCGAAGAACCCGATACCGCAGAGCCAAACTTCCTGGGATCAATTGAGCCTTCTCAGAGAACAGCTCCTGAAGAATCTAAGAATCCTGCTCGAGGAAACGGACAACGAGAACGATCCCAAACCGGTCAAGTTGGCCAGAGCTTTGTACAGAACTTGCATGGACACGG agaGCGTCGAAGCTTTAGGACTGAACCCGATTCACGATACGCTGACCAGGTTAGGTTTGTCGAAGGATCCACCTCCGCGTAGCAGGAGCACACCCCTGGACCTGTCCAAGATCGCCGGCAAGGCCCAAAGAACGTTGGGTCTGGAtctgtttttgaaattttacatcAGCGAGGATGTCCGTGACACGACGAGAAATCGAATGATG atggaacaagtgTCCCCGGGATTTAGCGAGCGTTATCTCCTCGAGCCGCAACGTTTCCGATCGGAATTAACCGAGtacaaaaaatatatcaaagccATGATCGAGTTGGCCGGCGGGGGGAACAAGAGTCTCGGCTTTGCTAACGATATTTTGGATTTCAGTACAAAAATCGCAAAG ATTATGGCGACGCCGGAGCAGAGACGTGGCGCTAATCATACCTTTCACGACGTAACGATCGACGAATTGCAACAGCTTACAGATTTACACGCGCAACAG TGGAACTGGACCAGATACGTGGAAGCTGTGTTCAATGACACGAACGCGACGATCGACACCAGCCTCGATCGTGCGATCGTGATGGATCTACGCTAtttacaggaattactcgaactGCTTGCGATCACGCCGCCCGCTACCGTAG cGCGATACGTATGGTGGAGTGTTTACTCGACGGTCGCCCCGTTGACATTGCAACGATTTCGCGACCTGGGTTTCCAATTCATGCAAAAGGTTCTCGGATTGAAGGAGAAGACACCGAGATGGACAGCCTGCACTGGAAACGCGAATGCGAATTTTGGCATGGCTGTCAGTTACGTTTACGCACAGAAGCATTTCAACGATCGAGCTCGGGAAAAG GCACTGGAGATGCTACTGGACATCAAAGCCGCGTTCGACGAGATGGTCTCCGAGTTGGACTGGATGGACGCTAGCACGAGAGCTCGAGCCCACAAGAAATTACAAGCGATGAGACCGTACGTGGGGATTCCAGAATGGATCAACAACGTCACGAAATTGGAGAAATATTACAAAGGG CTCGAGGTCGTTCCAGGAAAATTGTTCCAAACATTCCTGAAATTGACCGACGCGGGCATGAAGAAGAGTTTAAACGCTTTACGCGAGAAACCGGACAAAAATCGATGGATATCTACGGGTACAGCGGTGAATGCATTTTATAGCGCGATATTAAACTCTGTTA CTTTCCCGGCTGGTATACTACATCCTCCGTTCTACGGAAACGGGCTAGA GTCCGTCAATTACGGGGCCATGGGCGCGATTATGGGTCACGAACTCACGCACGGATTCGATGACCAAG GTCGTAGATACGACGAGACCGGGAATCTGAGGCAATGGTGGAGCGACGAGACGTTGCAACATTATCACAAGAAAGTCGAGTGTATGATCAAACAGTATAGTAACTATCACTTGCCAGAGTTGGGTGATAATTTCACG ATAAACGGCGTTAATACGCAGGGAGAAAACATAGCTGACAATGGCGGTATACGGGAAGCCTTCAGAGCATATCGACGtctagaaacgagaaacggtagTCAGCGAGTTTTACCTGGCCTCACTGGATACAATCAAGAACAACTGTTCTTCGTGGGTTTCGCCCAA GTCTGGTGCGGTAATTACACAAACGGCGCACTGAAATCAAAACTGATCGAAGGAGTTCACGCGCCAAATCATTTCAGAGTTATCGGAACATTATCGAACAACGAAGATTTCGCGAGAGCTTGGAATTGTCCAGTCGGAAGTCCTATGAACCCACCTCACAAGTGTATTTTGTGGTAA